In Drosophila busckii strain San Diego stock center, stock number 13000-0081.31 chromosome 3R, ASM1175060v1, whole genome shotgun sequence, the sequence CATCCTTGTCGCTTTTCAAATATAAAGTACCCTCCAGGCCATATTTAGGTATAAGCACTTGCAACGCATTCTTGCGCACAAACAAAACGTAACTGCAAAAtagcaacatttataaatacatgtCCAATAGCATGACGTGTGAGTTAAGCTTACCCCTCTTCATCCTCCTGCTTTCCGCGGAAAAACAAATGCGTATTGAGTGCCACAGAAGCGCGCGCAGCATATTGCGCCATTTTGTGTCGATAATTCAGATTGTTGCACAGCTCCTCATTAGCCTTGCGCTCCAACAACTGTGCGTAGGTGCTATCAGCACCAATTGAGGCTGCCAGCAGGCGATGCACCATAATATCAGAATATCTGCGAATGGGCGAGGTAAAGTGCGTATAGATGGGCGCAGCTAAGCCATAATGAAAGTATTCCTCCTTCTGCAGACTGCCGCTGATGAAATAAACAGCCTGCATCATGCAACGCGTGGTTAGGATGCGTATCATTGTATTGAAGTAATGATTGTCTGCTTTGACGCATTTGTCTAACGAATGTGCTAGCTGCAGGCCTGTTTCCGTCTCCACCTCGAAGCCCTGATAGCGCGCTGCCTTGACCAAAGGATCAAAGTTCGTAGGCGGTGGCTTAGGATGACGACGCAGCACTGCACACTCGGTAAATTCGGCAGCAATATGTTGCGCCACTGTTATGTTGGCCAGCAACATGAACTCTTCAACCATTGAGTTGGTATCGCGCATTTGCTTTGCCTCCACATCCAGCGGTTCATGCGTTTCGCTGTCCACCTGAAAGCGTATCTCAGGCGAAGCCAACACCAAGGCGCTATAAAACAAGAGAGTTAGCAAGCAATGCATAAGTATTGCATGTGATTGTCACTTACCCATTGTCCATGCGACGTCTCTTTAGTATTTTGGCCAAACGATTTAATTGACGCAACGACTTGGCTATTTCACTCGTCTCTGACGCATCATCAATTAAAACCTGCGCCTCCTCATAGGTCATGGCACGCTTGGACTTGATGACACTCTTGTGGAAACGTTTCTTCAGCACATTTGCCTCTTTGTCCATTTCCCATATGCACGAAAATGCGAAACGCTCCACGCCGCCTACCAGCGAGCAAAGATTGGAGCTAAGCAACTCTGGCACCATGTCTATACGCTTGCCCACCAGATAAACTGTAGTGCCACGTGCCGCGGCCTCCTTATCCAGAGCATTGCCAGGTCGTATAAAGTGTGTGACGTCGGCTATATGCACGCCTACTTCTAGATTGCCATTGGGCAGCTCGCGGCAATGTAGCGCATCATCGATATCTGTGCAGCCCGGTGGATCCACAGAGCAGATGTGCAAGTCGCGCAAATCCACACGCTTGGCATAATCCTCTGGCGTAATGGTCCAAGGCAGTTTGGGCAAAAAGCTGAGTACTTCCTCTGAAAACTTGCAGTGGGGCACATCGTGCTCGAGCAAAATAACTTCATTCTCGGTGGCCATGTTGCCCAGCGGACCCAGCGAGCGCACAAAGTGTCCATGTGGATAGCGTGAGTTGCGTGGCCAGCTGTCAATCGTGACAATAATGCGCTGATTCTGCAGCTTATCCGCCTGACGTGTTTCAATGCGTATACGCGGTATCTTACGATCAGCGGGCACAAATATGTGACGCGTGGTATCCTCAATTAAACTGGGTTGCAAGATGCCACAATATTGACGCCACTTGCGACGCACAATGCCCACAATGCGTCCAGTGGGTGTACGCTCTGCTGCCGGCGCTGCTTGCACTTGTTGCAACATATCCTGCTCATCCTCCACACGCTCTTCGCTGGGGACATCATCCGCATAGACGTTAGTTTCTTCCAGCACTATCTCGCTGGGCGCTGACCATTCGCTCTCGGGCAGCAGCTCCACAGCCACAATGTCGCCATCCACTGCGCGATTCAACGACTCGCGGCCTTGTATTAAAATCTGTAGACAAAACAAagatgctttaaaaataaaactaagaatatataataaacttacGCCTTGTTCATACTGCTCGACATTGACGCTGCCTTCGAGGTAGTTTTCTCTGGATGCCTGAAAGTTTCCTTGTAGAAATTTCTTTTGGCGCAAGCCATCCAGCAGCTCTTTCATGCTCAAATGTGCTGGATATTGCGGCAGCGCTTGCTTTTCGCTCTCAAAACTCTTCTGCGAGAGTTTATCCACTAGCAAAGGAAAGTCTTCCAAGGATTTGACATATTCCGCTGCGTTAGCTACTAAAATACCCTCTGCTTCAGCCTTTGCGCGATTGCCTGCATCATCGGTTAACAGCACCACACGTGTTACAGCACGTGCAGTGCGTTGGAAAGCCTTCGACTCCTGCGAAGCTTGCAAATGCGTATCATACCACTTGGCAGCCAAGCGTATAGCGCGATCATTGCGGTCATTAGCTGTCTCATCCGGCTCCCGATCCGCATAGGTGTCCCTTTGAAAATTAGACAAGTTATTAACAACTCTTTCTTGGCTATTGTTTATTTCTACTTACTGGTGATGCTCATTAACAAACACATAGAAATTCCGCGTGCGATCGTGTATAAGCTCATTGAGACGCTTGTAAATTGATGAGCACTTGTGCTTTACTTCGTTCAATACCGTAGTTAACACTATTATATTATGCAGCACATCCTCCTCGAGCACATCAATTTGATCCAGCACCACATTGGTGTCCAACACAATATAATGAGGAAACTTGAAGAGCGTGCTTTTGATCTCATACTGTGAAGTCAATTGGTATGCttcattttgcatgcaatattGACAGAGGTCCGAGCCACAGCCTATGTCATCTCGCAGGTAATGCTCACGCACTATCTTTAAGATATTGCCGCGTTTGGTTTTACGCGTAAATTCGCGTAAAGTCTGCATATTTGTCACGAAATTcgaaagccaaacaaacacaacTCACATGTGTGCCGGAATAAGTAGGCATTACACGTTAAATACCGCATGTCAAGCACTTGTTGTGGCGCTTTGACCCTTTTACAGCACTGTTCTACTGTGTGGCGGCTTGGCGATAAAGGTATCAACTGCTTGTATTGAAATCCAAGAGTGCGGTGTgtagtttgctttatttatttgaaatttatgtgcttaaaataaaagttcaattGTTTAATAGCAGCTGCATCTGCAGGCTCGAATTAGTAAcagtttaatataaactattttgttgtaatttacaGAGCTCTAGACGCCGCAAAAACTTGTGTTAATTTGTTAGCTGTGAAACACGTGCATCACGcacgttgcttttgttgttgtttaatataaattttgagcaACATGACGACTGAAAAGAGTTTTCCGCGCGGCGGAGTGgtaaatcaacaaacaaatgcggAAAGCAGCACAGCCAATATTGTAAGTtctcaaaataaatgtatttgtttaaactaatgGCAATTTTGCTTGGCAGATCTTTGGCGCtacgcaaaagaaaataaagaaagcagcaaagccCAAAGCAAGCTTGGACACTGAGACCGAAAATGGCGAGCAGTTGCAGGCATTCTCAGCGGAAACGCTCACTATTGATACGCTGCAGGAGAATATGCTGGTTATGGGTGTTGTCAAGCGTGCAGATGCCACAACGTTGCACGTATCGCTGCCAGGTCGCTTAACAGCGCGTGTACAAGTTACGGACATCTCCGCTGCATATAACCGTGTGGTCCAATCAACTATGTCTGGCGACAGCTCTGAATATCAGAATCTGACAGAGCTGTTTCCTGCTGGACGCATAGTCTGTGGACGTGCGTCAAAGGTGGACAAGGAGGATGGCAAGGGCACTCAACTTATGTTGACGCTGAAGCCCAGCGAGGTTAATCACAGCATGCATcataagcaaatcaaaaaggGCCTCATCTTCACAGGTGCTGTGGCAGAGATACAGGAGCATGGTTGTGTGCTTGAAACGGGCATTGAAGGTCTGCAGGCGTTTGTGGCCAATGAAAATGCGGAGCAGCAGTATCGCCTGGGTGAGCTCATCTTTGTTAAAGTCAAGCAAATCAATCATAGCGAGCAGCAAAGCACGTCCCAGTGTGAGCAGCTGTCACAGGATAAGCTCAAGATTAAAAGTCAAAATGAAACAAACCTGGATTATATACTGCCGGGCAGCATAGTCAAGTTTAAGGTGACCAAGCAGCTTAAGAATGGTTTGCAAGGCGCAATTATGGGCGAATCCTTTATAGCCTATGTGAATGAGCATCATCTGGGTGAAGCATTGCATACGCCCACGGACTACGAGCTGAATGAGGAATATCTTGCACGCGTGCTTTACATTATGCCACTGACTAAGCTGGTTTACCTAACATTCAATTTGGATATACAAGTGCCGGAGGAGCAAGAGGCGGAGCAGGATACAGCGACAACACTGAAAAAAGGCAGCATCGTGGAGAAAGCGCGTGTACTGCGTCATGGCACTGGCGGCATTGTCCTCTTGCTTAATCAAAACCTTAAGGGTTTAATAAGTTATAGTTCCATCAAATCCAACTTTAAAGGCAACTACGATCAGGATGTTGTGCTGTCCAAATATACGCGCAAGAGCAAGCACAAAGTACGTGTGCTGGGCTATGATGTTATCGAAGCGCTCTACTACTGTTCAGATGATGCCAATGTGCTTAATGAGAAGCTCTATACGCTCGAGGATCTGCACCCAGGCGATATTGTTAATGCCCGTTTGCTTAAAGCCGAACCCAAGGTGGGTGGTTACAGCGTTAAGCTGGGCAAGGTCAACGGCATTATAGAGCAACTGCATCTGGCGCCCAATGTGCACTATGAATTGGGTCAAAGTGTACGCTGCCGTGTGCTGGATGTTTCGCTTGACCGCAAGACTTGCTACCTCAGCAATCGCAGCGAATATTTGGCTAAAAATGTCAAGCTATTGACTATGCTGCCGGCAGCGCAGGTGGGTCAAGTCTATACTGGCACAGTGGTCAAGTGTGAGCCCACCTTTGTGCTCGTCAAGTTCTGCAACGGCATCAAGGGCGTGCTGCATAAGCAGCGCCTAAGCAATTTACTGGAAAACTCATTCTTTGAGGGTCAGACTACCAAATTTCGCATAGCGGAGAGGCATGAggaacagctgcagctaacgCTGCCGGAGGATAAATTTCAGCTGGGTGAAATATGTCCCATCGAGGTGACCAACAGCTTGGACGCTGGCTTGGAAATTAAGATCAGCTTTGCGAACGATGAAGAGGACGATGAGGCAACAGAAATGGAGGAGTTCATGGGCTTAGTGCCGCAGCGCTTGCTCTCTGATTATGTAGAGCTAACCGGTGCCCAACAGCGCATACATCCTGTGGGCACACATGCCTCAGCCGCCTGCATCATGCAGAACATCTTTAGCTTACGCGATGTGAACTATTTCAGTGAGAACATCACCAAGGATTGGCAATCGGTGCAGGTGGGCGATGTGCTGCGTGCGCATGTCAAGCATGCCACCGATCAGGTGCTGGAGCTACTGCTGCCAGTGCGCAACTACAACAAGCTGGTCAAGCTGCACGTCAAAATGTTGTGCCTTACTGCCAATCGGGAGCTGCCTGTGCAGCTAGAGCCCGATCAGCTGTTGTATGTCAAAGTGATCAGCAAGGAGGTGGAAACCAAGACATTGACCGTGTCTGCAAAACTTACAGATGTGTGGAGTGGCGAGCTAAACGATACAGCCACGTTGGTGGAGGGGTAAGCTAGACAAACGACATAACTTACacaattgttaacaaacatttcatttatctATGCAGTTATTTAAACGAAGTGGCGCAGATACGTGAGGCGCTGAAACAGCAAGACAAGGCCATTGCTAATCATAGCATAGGCGACAGAATAACTGTGGTGTTCAAGGGTCTGCAGCCAGGCACCAAGGATTGGATCTACAATTTGCCATACAACAGCAAGATACAAGCCATGATGGTGGCTAGCATGGCAGGCAATGCAGTTGTGCCTCAAGTGGGCAGCAAATGGGAAGTAGTTGTGCTTTGGATAGACTACGCGCATGACTTGCTGCTCGTAACCAACAAAGTGCGTGACATTGCGCACATAAGTAGCAATACACAATTGCCACAGAATTTAGTGGGCAAGGCAGGCATGAAAGCCAAAGTGTTGCTAAAACTGGACAGCATTGTATTGTGTTCGCTGAAGAGAGGCACAGACAATCCTTTGGTAGTGTGTCCTGTGCGCTTGCATCCCAATGATGTGGAGCAGACAGCCAGTACAGCTTTGAGACAGGGCGACTTTTGCACGCTGGCCTTTATACACGATACGTTGCCCATAGCGGTGCCTGAGATTGTTTGGAAGCTTTGGAAGGGCGTGAAGCGTGCGGCAACTACTGTTGAGGAAGCGCGCATACCCAAGAAGAAAGCAAAACTGGAGACGCCACCAGCTAAGCATGAACAGAAAGCAGCCAATAAAACTAATGGCGAGCTTTTCTTTGAGGATAAGAAACCAGCCAGGTTGCCAACACCACCAACCAAAAGATCAGCatctttggttgctgctgataAAGCTCTAGCCAGCGCCACATTGCCAGGCATTGCTGGCTTTTGGGCACATGAGCTGCTGTATGACAAATCTACAACGGCAGAAAGTTCCAGCGATGAGGAAGAAGATAGCGAGGCAACTAACGCTAAGAAGAAACGTCTTAGCGCCAAGGACAAGGCCAAGGCAGAGCTGAAGGAGGAGCAACGTTTGCGCGAAATTGAAGAGCACAATGCTAATCTGCAAGAAACTGCAAATACAGTTGAGGAATTCGAGCGTCTGGTGTTGGCCGAGCCCAACAACAGTAAATTATGGATTCGTTATATGGTGCACCTGTTGGCCGATGCGGAAATCGACAAGGCACGCATGCTGGCCCGGCGTGCTATCAAAACCATTGGTTTTCGTGAAACTCGCGAGTTGTTAAATGTGTGGACAGCGCTATTGAATTTGGAACTACGCTATAATCCCACACAATTTGATGATGTGCTCAAGGAAGCGCTGAGTAGCAATGAACCAGTGAATGTCTATCTAAACGTTGTGGAAATCTACAAGTCAAATAAAGAGGTGGAACGTTTGCTTAATACCGTGGAGATCATGACgcgtaaatttaaaacaaaactggATGTCTGGAAGTCTGTTGCCGAAGCATATTTCTCAATGTCAATGTCAGATCGCGTGCAGCCAACGTTGCAACGTGCGCTAAAAGTTTTGCCGCACAGTGAACGTAAgtataattgcaattgttttaattgttcctgattaatttgttttaaatctCATTGTAGACATAAACCTGAGTACGGCCTTTGCCAagttatatgcaaaatatgatATGCATGATATGGCGCAGGCCATGCTGGATAATATCGTCACCTCGTTTCCCAGGCGCACTGATGTTTGGTTACTCTATGCGAATAtgctgcttaaattgaaacttaTTGAGCCAA encodes:
- the LOC108602923 gene encoding exosome complex exonuclease RRP44; the protein is MQTLREFTRKTKRGNILKIVREHYLRDDIGCGSDLCQYCMQNEAYQLTSQYEIKSTLFKFPHYIVLDTNVVLDQIDVLEEDVLHNIIVLTTVLNEVKHKCSSIYKRLNELIHDRTRNFYVFVNEHHQDTYADREPDETANDRNDRAIRLAAKWYDTHLQASQESKAFQRTARAVTRVVLLTDDAGNRAKAEAEGILVANAAEYVKSLEDFPLLVDKLSQKSFESEKQALPQYPAHLSMKELLDGLRQKKFLQGNFQASRENYLEGSVNVEQYEQGILIQGRESLNRAVDGDIVAVELLPESEWSAPSEIVLEETNVYADDVPSEERVEDEQDMLQQVQAAPAAERTPTGRIVGIVRRKWRQYCGILQPSLIEDTTRHIFVPADRKIPRIRIETRQADKLQNQRIIVTIDSWPRNSRYPHGHFVRSLGPLGNMATENEVILLEHDVPHCKFSEEVLSFLPKLPWTITPEDYAKRVDLRDLHICSVDPPGCTDIDDALHCRELPNGNLEVGVHIADVTHFIRPGNALDKEAAARGTTVYLVGKRIDMVPELLSSNLCSLVGGVERFAFSCIWEMDKEANVLKKRFHKSVIKSKRAMTYEEAQVLIDDASETSEIAKSLRQLNRLAKILKRRRMDNGALVLASPEIRFQVDSETHEPLDVEAKQMRDTNSMVEEFMLLANITVAQHIAAEFTECAVLRRHPKPPPTNFDPLVKAARYQGFEVETETGLQLAHSLDKCVKADNHYFNTMIRILTTRCMMQAVYFISGSLQKEEYFHYGLAAPIYTHFTSPIRRYSDIMVHRLLAASIGADSTYAQLLERKANEELCNNLNYRHKMAQYAARASVALNTHLFFRGKQEDEEGYVLFVRKNALQVLIPKYGLEGTLYLKSDKDGKDGLERTKSELIFTFNEEDHTQRCGNVVFHSFDPVTVRLSLDSSNVQHEKLVFKLVKPYIKGFSVESDNTAVEATAANSQPPAKKTKKDKKKK
- the LOC108602922 gene encoding protein RRP5 homolog, with the translated sequence MTTEKSFPRGGVVNQQTNAESSTANIIFGATQKKIKKAAKPKASLDTETENGEQLQAFSAETLTIDTLQENMLVMGVVKRADATTLHVSLPGRLTARVQVTDISAAYNRVVQSTMSGDSSEYQNLTELFPAGRIVCGRASKVDKEDGKGTQLMLTLKPSEVNHSMHHKQIKKGLIFTGAVAEIQEHGCVLETGIEGLQAFVANENAEQQYRLGELIFVKVKQINHSEQQSTSQCEQLSQDKLKIKSQNETNLDYILPGSIVKFKVTKQLKNGLQGAIMGESFIAYVNEHHLGEALHTPTDYELNEEYLARVLYIMPLTKLVYLTFNLDIQVPEEQEAEQDTATTLKKGSIVEKARVLRHGTGGIVLLLNQNLKGLISYSSIKSNFKGNYDQDVVLSKYTRKSKHKVRVLGYDVIEALYYCSDDANVLNEKLYTLEDLHPGDIVNARLLKAEPKVGGYSVKLGKVNGIIEQLHLAPNVHYELGQSVRCRVLDVSLDRKTCYLSNRSEYLAKNVKLLTMLPAAQVGQVYTGTVVKCEPTFVLVKFCNGIKGVLHKQRLSNLLENSFFEGQTTKFRIAERHEEQLQLTLPEDKFQLGEICPIEVTNSLDAGLEIKISFANDEEDDEATEMEEFMGLVPQRLLSDYVELTGAQQRIHPVGTHASAACIMQNIFSLRDVNYFSENITKDWQSVQVGDVLRAHVKHATDQVLELLLPVRNYNKLVKLHVKMLCLTANRELPVQLEPDQLLYVKVISKEVETKTLTVSAKLTDVWSGELNDTATLVEGYLNEVAQIREALKQQDKAIANHSIGDRITVVFKGLQPGTKDWIYNLPYNSKIQAMMVASMAGNAVVPQVGSKWEVVVLWIDYAHDLLLVTNKVRDIAHISSNTQLPQNLVGKAGMKAKVLLKLDSIVLCSLKRGTDNPLVVCPVRLHPNDVEQTASTALRQGDFCTLAFIHDTLPIAVPEIVWKLWKGVKRAATTVEEARIPKKKAKLETPPAKHEQKAANKTNGELFFEDKKPARLPTPPTKRSASLVAADKALASATLPGIAGFWAHELLYDKSTTAESSSDEEEDSEATNAKKKRLSAKDKAKAELKEEQRLREIEEHNANLQETANTVEEFERLVLAEPNNSKLWIRYMVHLLADAEIDKARMLARRAIKTIGFRETRELLNVWTALLNLELRYNPTQFDDVLKEALSSNEPVNVYLNVVEIYKSNKEVERLLNTVEIMTRKFKTKLDVWKSVAEAYFSMSMSDRVQPTLQRALKVLPHSEHINLSTAFAKLYAKYDMHDMAQAMLDNIVTSFPRRTDVWLLYANMLLKLKLIEPTRHLYERAVLQKLKPDKMLVLYKNFLEFEEKYGTEATSARVKQLAEQYVASQNKALK